In Podospora pseudocomata strain CBS 415.72m chromosome 4, whole genome shotgun sequence, the genomic stretch AGTGTAATGCCACACATTGGGCTGGCAAGGATTCCTACCAATGGAAACCTTGCCCTGTTTATCCCATGCCGGCCATCAGTCATCAGTACGCTTTGTACCTATGTCAACGGAACCAATATTCTACCTATGTGGGGGTCACTCTGCCGTTCTTGTCCGGAGAATTGCCTAGTTTAGACAAGGTCCGCAGACGGATTCCTTTTGGTTGAGCCCACAGGATACCCAACTCATTCGACGATCTCGATCCAAAACCACAGTCCCCCTCAAACAGCCGCATGGAATAGAAAGAAGCTTAGCTGTGCCATGCCCATGCGCTCGCCACCGACAATCTGCATAGGGCTCAAATTGATGTGGTGCGGTATCCTGATTTAGTCCGGCTCCGAAGGTAGCACAGCGTATCACGACTCCACATGCAACGACATAGCTCTTTGAGAATCGCACCTTATCAGTTATCAGAGAGAACTTTTCATAAGGATCAAGTGTTGCATATCTGAACAATAGCCTGCCATCGACGCAGTTTACTTCCCACATGGGTATTCAGTTCGCCGGACATGTACCCTGATAATGTTGTAGTTAGGTAGGTCAGCACTTACACATACTGTGTGATATAATAGTGATTGTATGAGCAATTATGCATGTCAGCTTGCCATCCACCGGGACCCTGACTGCGATTCGCCCGGGTTCTTGCCGATCGTCCCACGGTCTTCAGCAGCTGAATATTTACCTACATAATATATTATGGCTTCGCCCCCTTGAATGCTCGGGCCTTACACTCAGTCCTTGGGTGTTACCTACTCATGGATGCCTGTGAAAGGGCTACAGAAGGTTATGCAAGGTTGATGCACACATAAACAATATGCAAACAAAAGGCGGTGGTCAGTACTTCGGTCATTACCTGCGCGCTTTGCTGGTCCATGCCTACCATTGAGCAGTCATAGTTATCGAAGATTAATGAACCTAAAAGCTATCCCTTATTACATGTTGCGAGTAATCACATATCGAGGAATCACTTAGCACTGAGCTGTCAATCGAAATCCTTATCTGGGTCCGGTTTCAGTTCTTTATCTGTGGTTACATGTCGGGAATCCCTTATGTCCGGATTAATAATGGACAATTTGCGTTTCGGACTTTAGAGCTACTTGCCTTGTTGCGAGCGACTGGAACTTTGTTTTGCTCTGTCAGAGATCGTCCCATTCCTTGCCAATTTCGTTGAATGAGATGCAACAGAGTAATATACTTGAGAAGCGATTGGCCCTCTGCTCAGACCAACACTCATATCCCTCACATAATCTTGCAGACCGTGAAGCCTTACTGGCAGAAGATGGCATCCTGCCATCGCAGCCTCAGCCGAGATTTTTCGGCCCTTGAAGCCAACATAAATCAGGAACAGTTTCCATTTCCTGCTTTGTGGCCCCTGATGCctttttgttggtggttcACCGCTTCTTTCTATGCATGATTACTACGTGTCGTTCCTTAACAAGGAAAGGTGAAGTCCCAATCAGCTCGCCGTTCGTTTCGACTTGCCACTATCCGTCTCCTACCCTACCACACCTCATGGACGATCCAACTCCCGCCAACAACACGGAAATTGCTGCTTTGGGGAATGGGAGAGATATGGAGAAAGTGGAGaaatcctccccttctcgtTCCTCATCCCCTCAGCAAGCTTTGACTGCAGAAGATGAGCCGCAACGAAAAATAACCGGTGCCCGCGTGTGTTTACCTACATGACCCTGGTCGCAGCTGCTGGCAAGACGTCACCGTACTGACAATTGGGCAGTGGGCAGCTTTTGTTATCAGCACCTTGACGGCTATCTTCGTCTACTCGTTGGACAACACTATCGTTGCCAACATCATTCCGGTACATATTTCACCATTGTGTTCCCATAAACCATCTCCTACTGACTCGTGATCGTGAAAAGGTCGTTGTTAACGATCTCAACGGAGTTGACAAGCTACCATGGCTGTCCGTCGGGTAAGCACGAGTCCGATTTCCGGCACCATTTCCTGATCCGAAGGCTGATGGTACCCCAAAACCGACAGATTTATGATCGGGGGGATGGCAACTATCCTCCCATTCGGAAGACTTTACACAATGTATGATTCCAAATGGGTTTACATCATATCttttgtcttcttcctcgccggctCGGCACTTTGCGGCGCAGCACCAAACATTGATGCTGAAATCATTGGTCGTGTCATGGCCGGTGCCGGTGGGAACGGGATGTATGTCGGTCTTCAGGTACTCATGTCTATGCATACTACGGATAAGGAGCGTCCCACATACCTTAGCTACGTGTAAGTATGCGCTGCTCAATGGCCTCATTTGCTATCATCCATACTGACATGGTCGACTGGCGCATTTAGCGGAGGCACCTGGGGCGTAGGAACCGTTTGTGGTCCAGCTGTCGGAGGCGCCTTCTCGTTGTACAACTGGCGATGGGGGTTCTACATCAATCTCCTTTTCGGGGCTATCCTTCTGCCTACCTATCTCTTCGTCATCCCCTCGGCCAACCCGTTGCCGAACAAAAAGCAGTCTGAAAAGCTCGCTCTCATGGACTGGGTTGgcgtcatcatcagcattGGCGCCATGGCAACCATCGTCATGGCTATCAATCTAGGCGGAGTGCAATTCCCCTGGAACAGTGGCTCGATCGTCGCATTATTCGTCGTCAGCGGTGTTCTTTGGATCGCATTCGCTCTCCAGCAGTCGTTTTGTCTCTTCACGACGGAGCATAAACGTCTGTTTCCTGTGCCCATGCTGAAGCAGAAGATGCCGGTATTGCTTTTCATTGCCTGCGCTGGCGGCTCTGCGGCTTGCTACATGTCTACATACTGGATTCCCATCTACTTCCAGTTTTCCAAGGGAGACTCAGCAATCTATACGGCTCTTCGACTGCTGCCATTCATCCTCGCGCTTATCACGATAATGCCCGTGAGTGGACACCTGATAAGCAGATGGGGTTGGTATAAACCTTGGTTCGTAGGAGGAAGTGCTTTGACTCTTATCACAGCTGCACTCATGGGTAAGTTCCAGCCATCTGTGACATTCCTTTGACCAACGCTTTGGTGTCTAACGCGATATCTAGCCCACTACATCAATGGGGGCACACCGGTTGGTGCCTTTTATGTCATCGAGCTGTTCTTGGCCTTTGGAATTGGCGCCTATGCACAAAATGCATTTGCCGTCGTTCAGTCAGTTGTCGCCCCCAAAGACGCACCCTATGGGCTCGCCCTCATGCTCGTTGGTAAgcttcatcatcatacaAACCTTTCTGATTACTTTGCCCTTCATGACTGACATTATTGTAGGGCAACTGACGGGAATCACGTTTGGTCTCTCCATCAGTGGTGCCGTATTCATcaacacagcaacaagcGGACTTCATGATGCGCTACCACAGATTCCCGTCGAGGAGTTGTCGCATGTCGTTGCTGGAGCTAGCAACCAGGTCTTTGAGTCATTGTCACTCGAGCAACGATCACGCGCCCTCGAGATTATTGTCCAGTCCTGGAATAAGACTTTCATCTGTGTTTACGTCGCTGCTGCAGCCAGTTTAATTTCGTCGGTATTCTTCAAGGTAAGCGAGCACTTGAAGGCAGTTTGGGGAGAAGTCATGAGACACAAGAGCTGACTCAAAACTACTTCATCCAGAACACCAAAGCCAATGTCAACACCGCCGCTGTGGTTCTATGAGCGGGTGTGGGAGAAGAACGTGATCATTGGGCCAGACCAGAAGTCAGTCCTGGGCTTCAAGTTGAATCTGTCGAGGATTGTGGTCAGAAAAGAAGGTGCACAGATAGGTTGTTCCGTATTGCCACCAAGACACTGTTGTGTGGGATGATTTTACAGTGCTACAGGAAAAGCAATTTGTGTTAGAAACTTAGACTGTTTAATAGAATTATCATGCCAAATCGTCCTTGGAtcccctgagcccctgaatcACTTGTGCCAAGCCGCTAATTCCAAGGCCGCCCCCCTTTCCAGCGTCCCAGTTGCCAGAGACGAGATGATTTTGCGAATTACAAGTGTATTGCAGCATACTTCAAGAACCAGGGGATTGATTGTGACTGATTCAGAGATAATCGACCTCACACACATAAAGAGTGGATGTCCACAAACAACGCGCCTTCAGCCTGCCACAACGATGATTTTCCACCGCTTTCCCATGGGCTACCTCATTCTCCCCTAGACTTAATACTCAAACTTCTGcccaaccaactcctcacTCAGTCTCCAGCACCTATCCACCCCCCCCTTATCATACACCGCATGTCTCGCAACAGGTTCCACAACCTCTCCATTCTGCAAGTACGCCGGCCCTCGCCCTGCCAAATCCGGATCCAGCGCAGCAATAAGAGGCGTAGCACCAATCTGCTCATACGTCTTGAACCGCGGCTCATCGCCAACAGTGAAGCTAAACTCCTGACCTGTGTTAcgcttggtggtgggcaaAACATCGCTGTaatcatccatcaccaagtGTGACCCAAGTTTAGTATCAAGATTAGACCCCGGGTGGCAAGCAAAAGCCACCACACCGCGGTTCTTCAGCCGGTCTGTCAAACCATACGCAAACAGGATCTGCGCTGTCTTGGCCTGGCCGTAACCTGTCCACATGTCGTAGGTTTTGCCGTCGCAGAAGGAGACGTCGTCAAAGCGGACAGGGGAGATTTGGTACCCTAcgctggtgaggttgatgacgCGGGCTCCGTAGGGGCTCTTGGCACCGGTGAGAAGGGCGGGGGTGAGAAGGTTCGTCAGGAGGAAGTGTCCGACATGGTTGACGGACATTTGCATTTCTATGCCTTGCTTGTCGAGGGTGTATTTCTTGAGGGCCATGTTTCCGGCGCTGTTGATGAGAACGTCGATTTTGGATT encodes the following:
- a CDS encoding hypothetical protein (SMCOG1001:short-chain dehydrogenase/reductase SDR; COG:Q; antiSMASH:Cluster_4; EggNog:ENOG503NWX8) — translated: MTVFASTVTSEQAVAAFAPQVKGRTFVITGAGQPSIGSSIAIELAKASPAHLLIASRTAENVHPVIAAIREQDPSVKTTFIQLDLSNHDSVRRAAQEILAATKSKIDVLINSAGNMALKKYTLDKQGIEMQMSVNHVGHFLLTNLLTPALLTGAKSPYGARVINLTSVGYQISPVRFDDVSFCDGKTYDMWTGYGQAKTAQILFAYGLTDRLKNRGVVAFACHPGSNLDTKLGSHLVMDDYSDVLPTTKRNTGQEFSFTVGDEPRFKTYEQIGATPLIAALDPDLAGRGPAYLQNGEVVEPVARHAVYDKGGVDRCWRLSEELVGQKFEY
- a CDS encoding hypothetical protein (SMCOG1005:Drug resistance transporter; SMCOG1005: EmrB/QacA; COG:U; EggNog:ENOG503NZ12; antiSMASH:Cluster_4), with product MITTCRSLTRKGEVPISSPFVSTCHYPSPTLPHLMDDPTPANNTEIAALGNGRDMEKVEKSSPSRSSSPQQALTAEDEPQRKITGARWAAFVISTLTAIFVYSLDNTIVANIIPVVVNDLNGVDKLPWLSVGFMIGGMATILPFGRLYTMYDSKWVYIISFVFFLAGSALCGAAPNIDAEIIGRVMAGAGGNGMYVGLQVLMSMHTTDKERPTYLSYVGGTWGVGTVCGPAVGGAFSLYNWRWGFYINLLFGAILLPTYLFVIPSANPLPNKKQSEKLALMDWVGVIISIGAMATIVMAINLGGVQFPWNSGSIVALFVVSGVLWIAFALQQSFCLFTTEHKRLFPVPMLKQKMPVLLFIACAGGSAACYMSTYWIPIYFQFSKGDSAIYTALRLLPFILALITIMPVSGHLISRWGWYKPWFVGGSALTLITAALMAHYINGGTPVGAFYVIELFLAFGIGAYAQNAFAVVQSVVAPKDAPYGLALMLVGQLTGITFGLSISGAVFINTATSGLHDALPQIPVEELSHVVAGASNQVFESLSLEQRSRALEIIVQSWNKTFICVYVAAAASLISSVFFKNTKANVNTAAVVL